A stretch of Brachyhypopomus gauderio isolate BG-103 chromosome 3, BGAUD_0.2, whole genome shotgun sequence DNA encodes these proteins:
- the acsl5 gene encoding long-chain-fatty-acid--CoA ligase 5 isoform X2: MGSGGARRSGLLKDDNLISYLHEDAKTIYEVFQRGFHVSGNGPCLGYRKPGRPYQWLKYKQVLDRAEQLGSGLVHRGLQPSPDSFIGIFAQNRPEWIISELACYTYSMVAVPLYDTLGAEALVFIINRASISTVLCDKQDKAETLLANCEKNLTPVLKTIIVMDPFDAALTERASKSGVEVLLLKNLEALGKDNLQKPIPPKPEDLSIVCFTSGTTGDPKGAMLSHENVVADAASFVKSFESVYTPLTTDVSISFLPLAHMFERIVQTVLYGAGGRVGFFQGDIRLLPDDMKALQPTVFPVVPRLLNRVYDKVQSGAQSPFKKWLLNFAIGRKHVEVKQGIIRNDSLWDRLIFRKVQESLGGRVRVVVTGAAPISPSVLIFLRACLGCQIFEAYGQTECTAGSTISLPGDWTTGHVGVPVPCNVIKLVDVEEMNYFTSNNEGEVCVKGKNVFCGYLKDPERTAEALDKDGWLHTGDIGKWLPNGTLKIIDRKKNIFKLAQGEYIAPEKIENVYIRSASVAQVFVHGDSLQSCLVAIAVPDPDILPAWAEKIGVKGSLQELCKNQQIKKAVLSDLIKLGREAGLKSFEQVKNLHLHPEQFTIENGLLTPTLKAKRSELTHFFKDQITSLYADMQ; encoded by the exons ATGGGATCT GGCGGAGCAAGAAGGAGTGGCCTCCTGAAAGATGACAACTTGATATCCTACTTACACGAGGATGCGAAGACAATCTATGAGGTTTTCCAAAGGGGATTTCATGTCTCAG GCAACGGGCCATGCCTGGGGTACAGGAAGCCTGGGCGGCCATACCAGTGGCTGAAATACAAACAG GTGTTGGACAGGGCTGAGCAGCTGGGCTCCGGACTGGTCCACAGAGGCCTCCAACCCTCACCGGACTCCTTCATCGGCATCTTTGCTCAGAACCGCCCGGAG TGGATTATATCGGAGCTGGCCTGCTATACGTATTCCATGGTGGCGGTTCCCCTGTACGACACGCTGGGTGCCGAGGCGCTGGTGTTCATCATCAACAGAG CAAGCATTTCTACAGTACTGTGTGACAAGCAGGACAAAGCAGAGACACTCCTCGCTAACTGTGAGAAAAACCTTACACCCGTGCTCAAAACTATCATCGTCATGGACCCGTTCGACGCCGCTCTGACGGAGAGGGCCTCAAAGAGTGGAGTGGAGGTCCTGCTCCTGAAGAACTTGGAG GCTCTGGGGAAAGACAACCTTCAAAAGCCAATT CCTCCCAAACCAGAAGACTTGAGTATAGTGTGTTTTACCAGCGGAACTACAG GTGATCCGAAAGGCGCCATGTTATCTCATGAAAATGTGGTGGCGGATGCTGCTAGCTTTGTTAAGAGCTTCGAG AGCGTCTACACTCCGCTCACCACCGACGTGTCCATCTCCTTCCTCCCGCTGGCCCACATGTTTGAGCGGatagtgcag ACGGTGCTGTATGGTGCTGGTGGAAGGGTGGGCTTCTTCCAAGGTGACATCAGACTGCTGCCAGATGATATGAAAGCCCTGCAGCCAACTGTGTTCCCAGTGGTCCCACGTCTTCTTAATCGTGTGTATGACAAG GTCCAGAGTGGAGCCCAGAGTCCATTCAAGAAGTGGCTCCTGAACTTCGCCATTGGAAGGAAACATGTGGAGGTGAAGCAGGGCATTATCAGGAACGACAGCCTATGGGATCGGCTCATCTTCCGCAAAGTGCAG gAGTCTCTGGGGGGGCGTGTGCGGGTGGTAGTGACGGGGGCCGCCCCCATCTCCCCCTCGGTTCTCATCTTCCTCAGGGCATGCCTCGGGTGCCAG ATATTTGAGGCATATGGCCAAACAGAATGTACAGCGGGCAGCACCATCTCCCTGCCTGGGGACTGGACTACTG GACATGTTGGAGTGCCTGTTCCATGTAACGTGATCAAACTAGTAGATGTTGAAGAGATGAATTATTTCACGTCCAATAATGAAGGGGAG GTTTGTGTAAAAGGGAAGAATGTGTTCTGTGGCTACTTGAAAGACCCAGAGAGGACTGCAGAGGCCCTGGACAAAGATGGGTGGCTACATACTGGAGACATCGGAAAATGGCTCCCG AATGGCACTTTGAAGATCATCGACAGGAAGAAGAACATATTCAAGCTGGCCCAGGGAGAGTACATCGCCCCTGAGAAGATTGAGAATGTTTACATACGGAGTGCCTCAGTTGCACAAGTGTTTGTTCATGGGGACAGTTTGCAG TCCTGTTTAGTGGCTATAGCAGTGCCAGACCCTGACATCCTACCTGCTTGGGCTGAGAAGATTGGAGTAAAAGGATCACTGCAGGAACTGTGCAAAAACCAG CAAATTAAAAAAGCCGTACTCTCCGACCTCATCAAACTGGGCCGTGAGGCAGGACTCAAGTCCTTTGAACAA GTAAAAAACTTGCACCTGCACCCTGAGCAGTTTACCATAGAGAATGGTCTTCTCACTCCAACCCTGAAGGCCAAAAGATCTGAGCTCACTCATTTCTTTAAAGATCAGATCACCAGTCTCTATGCTGACATGCAGTGA
- the acsl5 gene encoding long-chain-fatty-acid--CoA ligase 5 isoform X1, with protein sequence MEFLSEVLFSPLPGPVLLFLFGLGALALLYLNTRPRALRPPVDLNRQTVGIAGGARRSGLLKDDNLISYLHEDAKTIYEVFQRGFHVSGNGPCLGYRKPGRPYQWLKYKQVLDRAEQLGSGLVHRGLQPSPDSFIGIFAQNRPEWIISELACYTYSMVAVPLYDTLGAEALVFIINRASISTVLCDKQDKAETLLANCEKNLTPVLKTIIVMDPFDAALTERASKSGVEVLLLKNLEALGKDNLQKPIPPKPEDLSIVCFTSGTTGDPKGAMLSHENVVADAASFVKSFESVYTPLTTDVSISFLPLAHMFERIVQTVLYGAGGRVGFFQGDIRLLPDDMKALQPTVFPVVPRLLNRVYDKVQSGAQSPFKKWLLNFAIGRKHVEVKQGIIRNDSLWDRLIFRKVQESLGGRVRVVVTGAAPISPSVLIFLRACLGCQIFEAYGQTECTAGSTISLPGDWTTGHVGVPVPCNVIKLVDVEEMNYFTSNNEGEVCVKGKNVFCGYLKDPERTAEALDKDGWLHTGDIGKWLPNGTLKIIDRKKNIFKLAQGEYIAPEKIENVYIRSASVAQVFVHGDSLQSCLVAIAVPDPDILPAWAEKIGVKGSLQELCKNQQIKKAVLSDLIKLGREAGLKSFEQVKNLHLHPEQFTIENGLLTPTLKAKRSELTHFFKDQITSLYADMQ encoded by the exons ATGGAGTTCCTGTCTGAGGTGCTTTTCTCCCCTCTTCCCGGCCCCGTGCTGCTCTTCCTCTTCGGCCTGGGCGCTCTGGCCCTCCTCTACCTCAACACCAGGCCCAGAGCCCTGCGACCACCCGTGGATCTGAACCGGCAGACCGTGGGCATTGCG GGCGGAGCAAGAAGGAGTGGCCTCCTGAAAGATGACAACTTGATATCCTACTTACACGAGGATGCGAAGACAATCTATGAGGTTTTCCAAAGGGGATTTCATGTCTCAG GCAACGGGCCATGCCTGGGGTACAGGAAGCCTGGGCGGCCATACCAGTGGCTGAAATACAAACAG GTGTTGGACAGGGCTGAGCAGCTGGGCTCCGGACTGGTCCACAGAGGCCTCCAACCCTCACCGGACTCCTTCATCGGCATCTTTGCTCAGAACCGCCCGGAG TGGATTATATCGGAGCTGGCCTGCTATACGTATTCCATGGTGGCGGTTCCCCTGTACGACACGCTGGGTGCCGAGGCGCTGGTGTTCATCATCAACAGAG CAAGCATTTCTACAGTACTGTGTGACAAGCAGGACAAAGCAGAGACACTCCTCGCTAACTGTGAGAAAAACCTTACACCCGTGCTCAAAACTATCATCGTCATGGACCCGTTCGACGCCGCTCTGACGGAGAGGGCCTCAAAGAGTGGAGTGGAGGTCCTGCTCCTGAAGAACTTGGAG GCTCTGGGGAAAGACAACCTTCAAAAGCCAATT CCTCCCAAACCAGAAGACTTGAGTATAGTGTGTTTTACCAGCGGAACTACAG GTGATCCGAAAGGCGCCATGTTATCTCATGAAAATGTGGTGGCGGATGCTGCTAGCTTTGTTAAGAGCTTCGAG AGCGTCTACACTCCGCTCACCACCGACGTGTCCATCTCCTTCCTCCCGCTGGCCCACATGTTTGAGCGGatagtgcag ACGGTGCTGTATGGTGCTGGTGGAAGGGTGGGCTTCTTCCAAGGTGACATCAGACTGCTGCCAGATGATATGAAAGCCCTGCAGCCAACTGTGTTCCCAGTGGTCCCACGTCTTCTTAATCGTGTGTATGACAAG GTCCAGAGTGGAGCCCAGAGTCCATTCAAGAAGTGGCTCCTGAACTTCGCCATTGGAAGGAAACATGTGGAGGTGAAGCAGGGCATTATCAGGAACGACAGCCTATGGGATCGGCTCATCTTCCGCAAAGTGCAG gAGTCTCTGGGGGGGCGTGTGCGGGTGGTAGTGACGGGGGCCGCCCCCATCTCCCCCTCGGTTCTCATCTTCCTCAGGGCATGCCTCGGGTGCCAG ATATTTGAGGCATATGGCCAAACAGAATGTACAGCGGGCAGCACCATCTCCCTGCCTGGGGACTGGACTACTG GACATGTTGGAGTGCCTGTTCCATGTAACGTGATCAAACTAGTAGATGTTGAAGAGATGAATTATTTCACGTCCAATAATGAAGGGGAG GTTTGTGTAAAAGGGAAGAATGTGTTCTGTGGCTACTTGAAAGACCCAGAGAGGACTGCAGAGGCCCTGGACAAAGATGGGTGGCTACATACTGGAGACATCGGAAAATGGCTCCCG AATGGCACTTTGAAGATCATCGACAGGAAGAAGAACATATTCAAGCTGGCCCAGGGAGAGTACATCGCCCCTGAGAAGATTGAGAATGTTTACATACGGAGTGCCTCAGTTGCACAAGTGTTTGTTCATGGGGACAGTTTGCAG TCCTGTTTAGTGGCTATAGCAGTGCCAGACCCTGACATCCTACCTGCTTGGGCTGAGAAGATTGGAGTAAAAGGATCACTGCAGGAACTGTGCAAAAACCAG CAAATTAAAAAAGCCGTACTCTCCGACCTCATCAAACTGGGCCGTGAGGCAGGACTCAAGTCCTTTGAACAA GTAAAAAACTTGCACCTGCACCCTGAGCAGTTTACCATAGAGAATGGTCTTCTCACTCCAACCCTGAAGGCCAAAAGATCTGAGCTCACTCATTTCTTTAAAGATCAGATCACCAGTCTCTATGCTGACATGCAGTGA
- the acsl5 gene encoding long-chain-fatty-acid--CoA ligase 5 isoform X3 → MVAVPLYDTLGAEALVFIINRASISTVLCDKQDKAETLLANCEKNLTPVLKTIIVMDPFDAALTERASKSGVEVLLLKNLEALGKDNLQKPIPPKPEDLSIVCFTSGTTGDPKGAMLSHENVVADAASFVKSFESVYTPLTTDVSISFLPLAHMFERIVQTVLYGAGGRVGFFQGDIRLLPDDMKALQPTVFPVVPRLLNRVYDKVQSGAQSPFKKWLLNFAIGRKHVEVKQGIIRNDSLWDRLIFRKVQESLGGRVRVVVTGAAPISPSVLIFLRACLGCQIFEAYGQTECTAGSTISLPGDWTTGHVGVPVPCNVIKLVDVEEMNYFTSNNEGEVCVKGKNVFCGYLKDPERTAEALDKDGWLHTGDIGKWLPGEYIAPEKIENVYIRSASVAQVFVHGDSLQSCLVAIAVPDPDILPAWAEKIGVKGSLQELCKNQQIKKAVLSDLIKLGREAGLKSFEQVKNLHLHPEQFTIENGLLTPTLKAKRSELTHFFKDQITSLYADMQ, encoded by the exons ATGGTGGCGGTTCCCCTGTACGACACGCTGGGTGCCGAGGCGCTGGTGTTCATCATCAACAGAG CAAGCATTTCTACAGTACTGTGTGACAAGCAGGACAAAGCAGAGACACTCCTCGCTAACTGTGAGAAAAACCTTACACCCGTGCTCAAAACTATCATCGTCATGGACCCGTTCGACGCCGCTCTGACGGAGAGGGCCTCAAAGAGTGGAGTGGAGGTCCTGCTCCTGAAGAACTTGGAG GCTCTGGGGAAAGACAACCTTCAAAAGCCAATT CCTCCCAAACCAGAAGACTTGAGTATAGTGTGTTTTACCAGCGGAACTACAG GTGATCCGAAAGGCGCCATGTTATCTCATGAAAATGTGGTGGCGGATGCTGCTAGCTTTGTTAAGAGCTTCGAG AGCGTCTACACTCCGCTCACCACCGACGTGTCCATCTCCTTCCTCCCGCTGGCCCACATGTTTGAGCGGatagtgcag ACGGTGCTGTATGGTGCTGGTGGAAGGGTGGGCTTCTTCCAAGGTGACATCAGACTGCTGCCAGATGATATGAAAGCCCTGCAGCCAACTGTGTTCCCAGTGGTCCCACGTCTTCTTAATCGTGTGTATGACAAG GTCCAGAGTGGAGCCCAGAGTCCATTCAAGAAGTGGCTCCTGAACTTCGCCATTGGAAGGAAACATGTGGAGGTGAAGCAGGGCATTATCAGGAACGACAGCCTATGGGATCGGCTCATCTTCCGCAAAGTGCAG gAGTCTCTGGGGGGGCGTGTGCGGGTGGTAGTGACGGGGGCCGCCCCCATCTCCCCCTCGGTTCTCATCTTCCTCAGGGCATGCCTCGGGTGCCAG ATATTTGAGGCATATGGCCAAACAGAATGTACAGCGGGCAGCACCATCTCCCTGCCTGGGGACTGGACTACTG GACATGTTGGAGTGCCTGTTCCATGTAACGTGATCAAACTAGTAGATGTTGAAGAGATGAATTATTTCACGTCCAATAATGAAGGGGAG GTTTGTGTAAAAGGGAAGAATGTGTTCTGTGGCTACTTGAAAGACCCAGAGAGGACTGCAGAGGCCCTGGACAAAGATGGGTGGCTACATACTGGAGACATCGGAAAATGGCTCCCG GGAGAGTACATCGCCCCTGAGAAGATTGAGAATGTTTACATACGGAGTGCCTCAGTTGCACAAGTGTTTGTTCATGGGGACAGTTTGCAG TCCTGTTTAGTGGCTATAGCAGTGCCAGACCCTGACATCCTACCTGCTTGGGCTGAGAAGATTGGAGTAAAAGGATCACTGCAGGAACTGTGCAAAAACCAG CAAATTAAAAAAGCCGTACTCTCCGACCTCATCAAACTGGGCCGTGAGGCAGGACTCAAGTCCTTTGAACAA GTAAAAAACTTGCACCTGCACCCTGAGCAGTTTACCATAGAGAATGGTCTTCTCACTCCAACCCTGAAGGCCAAAAGATCTGAGCTCACTCATTTCTTTAAAGATCAGATCACCAGTCTCTATGCTGACATGCAGTGA
- the zdhhc6 gene encoding palmitoyltransferase ZDHHC6: protein MNVLSAIIVFENLHELKRLCHWGPVIALTVIAVCSSMALLDSVIWYWPLDTAGGSINFIMLINWTVLILYNYFNAMFVGPGYIPSAWKPENQQDTMYLQFCRVCQGYKAPRSHHCRKCNRCVMKMDHHCPWINNCCGHLNHAYFTTFLLLAPLGCMHAAFIFIMTMYTQLYDRISFGWSSVKLDMSAPRRFHPPIMPFGVAAFAATLFALGLALGTTIAVGMLFFIQLKVIMRNKTSIEVWIEEKAKDRIQYYQTGEEFIFPYDLCSRWENFKQVFTWSGVPEGDGIEWPVNVKCHQYTLTIEQLKQKADKRVRSVQYRVVADYNGACCPIRMGLITFFRMPCTEEPRIKLIKGETIFATRGTKWWMYGDKVLNEDQTKAGVRIRGWFPRRCVEKCLYDSANNTSASEEKKDK, encoded by the exons ATGAACGTTCTGTCAGCCATTATAGTTTTTGAAAACCTCCATGAGCTTAAGAGGCTGTGTCACTGGGGCCCGGTCATTGCTCTCACTGTTATTGCCGTGTGCTCTTCCATGGCGCTTTTGGACTCCGTTATCTGGTACTGGCCCTTGGACACCGCGGGTGGCAGCATTAACTTTATTATGCTCATCAACTGGACAGTACTCATTCTCTATAATTACTTCAATGCTATGTTTGTGGGACCTGGATATATTCCTTCAGCGTGGAAACCG GAAAATCAACAAGACACTATGTACTTACAGTTCTGTAGAGTGTGTCAAGGTTATAAAGCTCCAAGGTCTCACCATTGCAGAAAATGTAACAG GTGTGTGATGAAGATGGACCACCACTGCCCCTGGATCAACAACTGCTGTGGACATCTGAATCATGCCTATTTCaccaccttcctcctcctcgccccaCTGGGGTGCATGCACGCTGCTTTCATCTTCATCATGACTATGTACACCCAGCTGTATGACCGG ATCTCTTTTGGTTGGAGCTCAGTGAAGCTAGACATGAGCGCTCCACGACGCTTCCACCCTCCCATAATGCCGTTTGGCGTGGCAGCCTTCGCCGCCACTCTCTTTGCCTTGGGTCTAGCGCTGGGCACCACCATTGCCGTAGGCATGTTGTTTTTCATTCAG CTGAAAGTGATAATGCGTAACAAAACCTCAATAGAAGTGTGGATTGAGGAAAAG GCCAAAGATCGAATCCAGTACTACCAAACTGGAGAAGAGTTCATCTTCCCCTATGACCTGTGCAGTCGGTGGGAGAACTTCAAGCAGGTGTTCACCTGGTCTGGTGTCCCAGAGGGAGATGGCATTGAATGGCCTGTTAATGTGAAGTGTCACCAGTATACTCTAACT ATTGAGCAGCTGAAGCAAAAAGCAGACAAGCGTGTGAGAAGT GTCCAGTACAGAGTTGTGGCTGACTATAACGGGGCTTGCTGCCCAATTAGGATGGGCCTAATCACGTTTTTCAGGATGCCTTGTACAGAAGAACCCAGGATCAAACTTATTAAAGGCGAGACCATTTTTGCCACAAGAGGAACTAA GTGGTGGATGTATGGGGACAAAGTTCTGAATGAGGACCAGACAAAAG CTGGAGTTCGCATTAGGGGATGGTTTCCACGACGATGTGTGGAGAAGTGTCTCTATGACTCGGCAAATAACACCTCAGCGAGTGAGGAAAAGAAAGACAAGTAG